A section of the Serratia liquefaciens ATCC 27592 genome encodes:
- a CDS encoding LexA family transcriptional regulator, whose protein sequence is METKEIRRNNLRELMASYARQGINQNDFAVLVESSSPTLSQISGEKSSRNLGDNLARRIEAKLNLPKGWFDVFHEKELVRPFDNVAAESDFQPARLKPVVWEDTEQDKEEFVEIPLLDINFSAGDGCYEIVDREEFSLIFRRYYLHKMGVAVNAARIIRISGSSMEPRLQDGDVVGINTDDTRIREGKTYAIRHGNLLRVKVLIEQPDGGVTIRSLNREEYQDEHLSYPQRKDQLVVLGRVFWSSSSW, encoded by the coding sequence ATGGAAACCAAAGAAATAAGACGCAATAATTTGCGCGAGCTGATGGCCAGCTACGCCCGGCAGGGTATCAACCAGAATGATTTTGCGGTGCTGGTTGAGTCCTCTTCGCCCACGTTGAGCCAAATCAGCGGTGAAAAGTCCTCCCGTAACCTGGGCGATAATCTCGCCAGGCGGATCGAGGCCAAACTAAACCTGCCCAAGGGCTGGTTCGACGTGTTCCATGAAAAAGAATTGGTGCGCCCGTTCGATAACGTGGCGGCAGAGTCGGATTTTCAACCTGCCCGCCTCAAGCCGGTGGTGTGGGAAGATACCGAACAGGACAAGGAAGAGTTTGTGGAAATTCCCCTGCTGGATATCAATTTTTCTGCCGGCGATGGCTGTTATGAAATTGTCGATCGTGAAGAGTTTTCGCTGATTTTCCGCCGCTACTACCTGCACAAGATGGGGGTGGCGGTGAATGCCGCGCGGATCATCCGCATCTCCGGATCCAGCATGGAGCCCCGGCTGCAAGACGGCGACGTGGTGGGGATCAATACCGATGATACTCGCATCCGCGAAGGGAAAACCTACGCGATTCGCCACGGTAACCTGCTGCGGGTAAAAGTGCTGATCGAACAGCCCGACGGTGGCGTCACTATTCGTTCGTTGAACCGGGAAGAATACCAGGACGAACACCTGAGCTACCCGCAGCGTAAAGACCAACTGGTTGTGCTGGGGCGCGTTTTCTGGTCGTCTTCGTCCTGGTAA